From Hymenobacter sedentarius, a single genomic window includes:
- a CDS encoding WD40/YVTN/BNR-like repeat-containing protein — MRLRFALLLTLMLGITAGCSHDSDPAPVAWKLLPYGAPQLSGFSAVRFASAQVGWIIGGYVPDQLNSSTLLTTRDGGATWARVNMLPFTFSGFRALSPVSEQVVFAVGVDPAAVSPTLPGPVGPANGRAVYKSTDGGTTWQKLPGTGFADSFQLHFFDEQNGLSFKNQTIQRTTDGGTSWQTVFVPASGNWDRVQFPTPAVGYAAGGGISGGFVVGLLLSTGSLAKTTDRGATWQALPWTHQYISSLSFVSATVGFAATYPDHHLYKTQDGGTTWALVNSQLPASGNGQFLNEQEGYFADGQSIQRTTDGGLTWHEEFHTTPNSQYPATINSLHFPTAAAGFAVTADGQIIRGTR, encoded by the coding sequence ATGCGCCTTCGCTTCGCTCTTCTGCTTACCCTCATGCTGGGAATTACCGCTGGCTGCAGCCACGACTCCGACCCGGCGCCGGTCGCGTGGAAGCTCCTGCCCTACGGAGCGCCGCAGCTCTCGGGCTTTTCGGCGGTGCGCTTTGCTTCGGCGCAGGTGGGCTGGATAATCGGCGGGTACGTGCCGGACCAGCTCAATAGCAGCACCCTGCTCACCACGCGGGACGGAGGCGCCACCTGGGCACGCGTCAACATGCTGCCCTTCACCTTCAGCGGGTTCCGGGCCTTGTCTCCCGTGAGCGAGCAAGTGGTTTTTGCCGTGGGCGTAGACCCGGCGGCCGTGTCCCCCACCCTGCCCGGACCGGTGGGCCCCGCCAACGGCCGCGCCGTGTACAAGAGCACCGACGGCGGCACCACCTGGCAAAAACTGCCCGGCACCGGCTTTGCCGACAGCTTTCAGCTTCATTTCTTCGACGAGCAAAACGGGCTTTCCTTTAAAAACCAAACCATCCAGCGCACCACCGACGGCGGTACTTCCTGGCAAACAGTATTTGTCCCGGCCTCCGGCAACTGGGACCGGGTGCAGTTTCCCACTCCCGCCGTGGGCTACGCGGCCGGGGGCGGCATCTCCGGCGGCTTTGTGGTGGGCCTCTTGCTCAGCACGGGCAGCCTGGCCAAAACCACCGACCGGGGCGCCACCTGGCAGGCGCTGCCCTGGACCCACCAATACATCAGCTCGCTGTCGTTTGTGAGCGCCACAGTAGGCTTTGCGGCCACTTATCCCGACCACCACCTCTACAAAACCCAGGACGGCGGCACGACCTGGGCCTTGGTAAACAGCCAGCTGCCGGCTTCCGGCAATGGGCAATTCCTGAATGAGCAGGAAGGCTACTTTGCCGACGGCCAGTCCATTCAGCGCACCACCGACGGCGGCCTAACCTGGCATGAGGAATTCCACACCACGCCCAACTCCCAGTATCCTGCTACCATCAACAGCCTGCACTTCCCTACCGCCGCAGCCGGCTTTGCCGTTACCGCCGATGGGCAGATAATCAGAGGCACGCGCTAA
- a CDS encoding T9SS type A sorting domain-containing protein: MKTLLHAILAFAAGLCQLVAAPAQAQIFPNSSLDTWASRNGVEAPTNWQTTDDVVAAVLGTRIPTNTVTKTTTVQGGPFAAQLQTQSVLGQAIQGSIILGNSIHGGADLAGGLPFTARPTSIQFYYQLSGARALTDSAAMGVQLTRRVNGVAQVVAQAEYLFTATAATYTLVTLPLQYQSTLVPDSVSMVFLSGTAKTITAGTILRIDDIAFAGGATATRDAALAAALSVSPNPSPDGHYTLHATEQALLAGPLTVLDATGRVVRHEAAASPAATTRPLDLNDLARGLYTLQLYTSKGLITKKLVVQ, from the coding sequence ATGAAAACACTTCTACACGCTATCCTGGCCTTCGCGGCTGGCCTTTGCCAGCTCGTGGCTGCCCCGGCCCAGGCCCAAATCTTCCCCAACAGTAGCCTCGATACCTGGGCCAGCCGCAACGGCGTGGAAGCCCCCACCAACTGGCAAACCACCGACGACGTAGTTGCCGCGGTCTTAGGCACGCGCATCCCCACCAATACCGTGACCAAAACAACCACTGTGCAAGGGGGCCCTTTTGCCGCCCAGCTCCAGACCCAAAGTGTTCTGGGCCAAGCCATCCAGGGCTCCATCATTTTGGGCAACTCTATTCATGGCGGCGCTGATTTAGCAGGTGGGCTGCCTTTCACGGCCCGCCCCACCAGCATTCAATTTTACTACCAACTCAGCGGCGCCCGCGCCCTGACTGATTCGGCCGCGATGGGGGTGCAGCTCACTCGCCGGGTAAATGGCGTGGCCCAGGTGGTGGCGCAAGCCGAGTACTTATTCACCGCGACGGCAGCCACTTACACCTTGGTTACTTTGCCCTTGCAGTACCAGTCGACCCTCGTGCCCGATTCGGTCTCGATGGTATTTCTCTCCGGCACGGCCAAAACAATAACTGCTGGCACCATCCTGCGCATCGATGACATAGCCTTCGCCGGCGGGGCCACGGCCACCCGCGACGCGGCCCTGGCCGCCGCCCTCAGCGTCTCGCCCAACCCCAGCCCCGACGGGCACTACACGCTCCACGCCACCGAGCAAGCGCTGCTGGCCGGCCCCCTCACCGTGCTCGACGCCACCGGCCGCGTGGTACGCCACGAAGCCGCCGCGAGCCCAGCCGCCACCACCCGCCCTCTTGACTTAAACGACCTGGCCCGCGGCCTATACACGCTGCAGCTGTACACGAGCAAAGGGTTAATTACCAAGAAGCTGGTGGTGCAATAG
- a CDS encoding serine hydrolase has product MKHDPNVDAAVRATALLLLLLLAWPRLGATQFLSSPLRRVLRHDTAGLARVLAHPEAYRLQLLYTRIRRDAAGRPHFRSFSYRLRPREYFYPASAIKLAAAALALEKMRALAAQVSGLTAESVMLTDSAYPGQTRVRRDTSSATGRPSVANYVRKALLVSDNDAFNRLYEFVGPAELNAGLARLDLHHSRLLHRLSVGDQEPASRHTNPVAFYADTAATQLLYQQPAAFYAGPWPRARLHGEQIGLAYMKGDQLVPGPLDFRQKNAFSLPDLQRLLRAVLFPEAVPPAQRLRLAPDDYALLRQAMSQLPRESQHPRYDVAHYPDTYAKFLLGGGGIAPLPPGVRVFNKIGQAYGFLIDNAYMVDADKGVEFLLSAVIYVNADGVLNDDKYEYNTIGFPFLRDLGLRIYEAECRAHRNLTPFSRGEGSRTLIQQKAPAQLSRGFLLLEIEPNLVPWFPSPREMGVRFHRLSHTA; this is encoded by the coding sequence TTGAAGCATGACCCAAACGTGGATGCAGCCGTGAGAGCCACGGCGCTACTGTTGCTGCTCCTGCTGGCCTGGCCCCGGCTGGGCGCAACCCAATTTCTGAGCAGCCCCCTGCGCCGAGTGCTGCGCCACGACACCGCGGGGCTGGCCCGCGTGCTGGCCCACCCCGAGGCCTACCGGCTTCAGCTGCTGTACACCCGCATTCGGCGCGATGCGGCGGGCCGGCCGCATTTCCGCAGCTTTAGCTACCGGCTGCGGCCCCGCGAGTATTTCTACCCGGCCAGCGCCATCAAGCTGGCCGCCGCTGCGCTGGCCCTGGAAAAGATGCGCGCGCTGGCTGCCCAGGTATCCGGCCTCACGGCCGAATCGGTGATGCTCACTGACTCGGCCTACCCGGGCCAGACGCGGGTGCGGCGCGATACTTCCTCGGCTACCGGCCGGCCCAGCGTGGCCAATTACGTGCGCAAGGCTTTGTTGGTGAGCGATAATGATGCCTTCAATCGGCTCTATGAATTTGTGGGCCCTGCTGAGCTGAATGCGGGCCTGGCCCGGCTGGACCTGCACCACAGCCGGCTGCTGCACCGCCTCTCGGTGGGCGACCAGGAGCCCGCCAGCCGCCACACCAACCCCGTGGCTTTCTACGCCGACACCGCGGCCACGCAGCTGCTTTACCAGCAGCCGGCCGCGTTCTACGCCGGTCCGTGGCCCCGGGCCAGGCTGCACGGCGAACAAATTGGGCTGGCCTATATGAAAGGCGACCAGCTAGTGCCGGGCCCGCTGGACTTCCGCCAGAAGAATGCGTTTTCCCTGCCCGACCTGCAGCGCCTGCTCCGGGCGGTGCTGTTTCCGGAAGCGGTGCCGCCCGCGCAGCGCCTCCGCCTCGCCCCCGACGACTACGCGCTGCTGCGCCAGGCCATGTCGCAGCTGCCCCGCGAAAGCCAGCACCCACGCTATGACGTGGCCCATTACCCGGATACCTACGCCAAGTTTTTGCTGGGCGGAGGCGGCATTGCTCCGTTGCCGCCGGGCGTGCGCGTGTTCAATAAAATTGGGCAGGCCTACGGCTTCCTCATCGACAATGCCTATATGGTGGACGCCGACAAAGGGGTGGAATTTCTGCTCAGCGCCGTGATTTATGTGAACGCCGACGGCGTGCTCAACGACGACAAGTACGAGTACAATACCATCGGCTTCCCCTTTCTGCGCGACTTGGGCCTGCGCATTTACGAAGCAGAATGTCGGGCACATCGGAACCTCACCCCCTTCTCCCGCGGAGAGGGGAGCCGAACGTTAATTCAACAGAAAGCCCCGGCTCAATTGAGCCGGGGCTTTCTGTTGTTGGAAATTGAGCCAAACCTTGTGCCGTGGTTCCCTTCTCCGCGGGAGATGGGGGTGAGGTTCCACAGGCTGAGCCACACAGCATGA
- a CDS encoding reprolysin-like metallopeptidase: protein MSRHYRLTLPLFLSLLLLVAGQAHAQKPLSLWRPATPAARAATASPEPASWFTLDAAQMATRLAAAPPETRPTEAVTLELPYPDGTLHRFALTQVPVMAPALAARFPQIQTYAGHAQDDPTTTVRLETGPAGLHAQVIGPAGVHSILADPAAANRYESRQDAPIKFDCQALPNPMAQPPLQRTTAPTTTAPYGSQLRTMRLALAATGEYTRQLGGGTVAGTVASMVTLVSQLNAVYERDLALRLQLVANTDLLVYLDPATDPFDNSSPSALMNANEAVVNAAIGVSNYDLGHVLGYMSGGYSGVAYVGVVCSTTLAAGGASTGSSASLMATVLTHEIGHQLGSAHTFNGDQGNCAGGSRSASLAFEPGAGNTIMSYDGRCNPDNVGSAVPYFHAGSISAIMSKLSCGTLTANGNHPPTLTVPPSGYAIPMGTPFSLAGSGTDADGDALTYSWEELDLGNASGLAGAATDATAPPLFRSFAPQASPVRTFPSLSTILNNTASTGEILPLVARPLNFRLTARDNRSGGSGVATADVSLTVAAAGPFRVTAPSAAISAAGSSTYTVRWDVLGTDLAPVNCANVQILFSSDGGQTFPTVLLSSTPNNGTAQVTFPKTATTQGRIKIQALNNVFFAINSGNITLSGSLPVELTAFSAEARATSAHLAWTTASEKNNSGFAVEASADGTVFRRLGWVAGRGNSSSPSQYQFEDGTLAQYGSPTVYYRLRQIDVDGTETFSPVRSVAVPAGLAAQFQVWPNPARAAVSVAGLAPGQVVQLLDLTGRLLLQKTQPTSGSLQLELPSSLAQGIYVVRANGQSRRLVVE from the coding sequence ATGAGCAGACATTACCGACTAACCTTACCCCTATTTCTTAGCTTACTCCTCCTCGTTGCAGGGCAAGCCCACGCCCAAAAACCCCTATCGCTGTGGCGGCCCGCCACTCCCGCGGCCCGCGCCGCCACGGCCTCGCCGGAGCCGGCCAGCTGGTTTACCCTCGATGCGGCCCAAATGGCCACCCGCCTGGCCGCCGCCCCGCCCGAAACCCGGCCCACCGAAGCCGTGACCCTGGAGCTGCCCTACCCCGACGGCACCCTCCACCGCTTCGCCCTGACCCAGGTACCGGTAATGGCGCCGGCGCTGGCCGCCCGCTTTCCCCAGATTCAAACCTACGCCGGCCACGCTCAGGACGACCCCACCACCACGGTACGGCTCGAAACCGGCCCCGCCGGCCTGCACGCCCAGGTAATAGGCCCCGCCGGCGTGCACAGCATCCTGGCCGACCCGGCTGCCGCCAATCGCTACGAAAGCCGCCAGGATGCCCCCATAAAATTTGACTGCCAGGCCCTGCCCAACCCAATGGCCCAACCACCCCTGCAGCGAACCACGGCGCCAACTACTACCGCGCCCTACGGTTCGCAGCTGCGCACCATGCGCCTGGCCCTGGCCGCCACCGGCGAATACACCCGACAGTTGGGCGGCGGCACCGTGGCCGGCACCGTGGCGAGCATGGTAACGCTGGTAAGCCAGCTCAACGCCGTGTACGAGCGCGACCTGGCCCTGCGGCTGCAGCTGGTGGCCAACACCGACCTGCTCGTGTACCTCGACCCCGCCACCGACCCCTTCGACAACAGCAGCCCGTCGGCCCTGATGAACGCCAACGAAGCCGTGGTAAACGCGGCCATCGGGGTGTCGAACTACGACCTGGGCCACGTGCTGGGCTACATGAGCGGCGGCTACTCGGGCGTGGCGTACGTGGGGGTGGTGTGCTCGACCACGCTGGCGGCGGGCGGCGCTTCCACGGGCTCGTCGGCCTCGCTGATGGCCACGGTGCTCACCCACGAAATCGGGCACCAACTGGGCTCGGCCCACACCTTTAATGGCGACCAGGGCAACTGCGCGGGCGGCAGCCGCAGCGCCAGCCTGGCCTTCGAGCCGGGTGCTGGCAACACCATTATGTCGTACGACGGCCGCTGCAACCCCGATAACGTGGGCAGCGCCGTCCCCTACTTCCACGCCGGCAGCATCAGCGCCATTATGAGCAAGTTGAGCTGCGGCACGCTCACGGCCAACGGCAACCACCCGCCCACCCTGACGGTGCCGCCCAGCGGCTACGCCATCCCCATGGGCACACCCTTCAGCCTAGCCGGCTCCGGCACCGATGCCGACGGCGACGCCCTCACCTACTCCTGGGAAGAGCTGGACCTGGGCAACGCCAGCGGCCTGGCCGGCGCGGCCACCGATGCCACGGCCCCGCCCTTGTTCCGCAGCTTTGCGCCCCAGGCCAGCCCGGTGCGCACTTTCCCTTCCCTATCAACCATTCTGAATAATACCGCTTCAACAGGTGAAATCCTGCCCCTGGTGGCCCGCCCGCTCAATTTCCGCCTCACAGCCCGCGACAACCGCAGCGGCGGCAGCGGCGTGGCCACCGCCGACGTGAGCCTGACCGTAGCGGCCGCGGGGCCCTTCCGCGTGACGGCACCCAGCGCGGCCATTTCGGCGGCCGGCAGCAGCACCTACACCGTGCGCTGGGACGTGCTGGGCACCGACCTGGCCCCGGTGAATTGCGCCAATGTGCAAATCCTGTTTTCGAGCGACGGCGGCCAAACCTTCCCCACAGTGCTCCTGAGCAGCACCCCCAACAACGGCACGGCCCAAGTAACCTTCCCCAAGACGGCCACCACCCAGGGCCGCATCAAAATCCAGGCCCTGAACAACGTATTTTTCGCCATCAACAGCGGCAACATCACCCTTTCCGGCTCGCTGCCCGTGGAGCTGACGGCCTTCAGCGCCGAAGCGCGCGCCACCTCCGCGCACCTGGCCTGGACCACGGCTTCGGAAAAGAACAACTCCGGCTTTGCCGTGGAGGCTTCGGCCGATGGCACCGTTTTCCGGCGCCTGGGCTGGGTAGCAGGCCGCGGCAACAGCTCAAGCCCCAGCCAGTACCAGTTCGAGGACGGAACCCTGGCCCAATACGGTAGCCCCACCGTGTACTACCGCCTCCGCCAAATCGACGTGGACGGCACCGAAACCTTCTCGCCGGTGCGCTCGGTGGCCGTACCCGCAGGCTTGGCCGCACAGTTTCAGGTGTGGCCCAACCCGGCCCGGGCGGCCGTGTCCGTAGCCGGCTTGGCGCCTGGCCAGGTCGTCCAGCTGCTTGACCTCACGGGTCGCTTGCTGCTCCAAAAGACCCAGCCCACCAGCGGCTCCCTGCAATTGGAGCTACCCAGCAGCCTCGCGCAAGGCATCTACGTGGTGCGGGCCAATGGCCAGTCGCGGCGCCTGGTGGTTGAGTAA
- a CDS encoding thiol-disulfide oxidoreductase DCC family protein has translation MLAAAPDTILFDGVCNLCNGFVQFIIRHDPEGRFRFAALQSDAGQRLLAAHGLAPAALAAEPESVLLLSGGRLYSHSTAVLHIARRLGGIWQLAAVGWLLPRAWRDALYRLVARHRYRWFGREESCMLPTPALKARFL, from the coding sequence ATGCTCGCTGCAGCCCCCGATACCATCCTGTTCGACGGCGTGTGCAACCTCTGCAACGGCTTTGTGCAGTTCATCATTCGGCACGACCCGGAAGGCCGGTTCCGCTTTGCGGCCCTGCAGAGCGACGCCGGCCAACGCCTGCTGGCGGCCCATGGCCTGGCGCCTGCTGCCCTGGCGGCCGAGCCCGAATCGGTGCTGCTGCTGAGCGGCGGCCGGCTCTACTCCCACTCCACGGCGGTGCTGCACATTGCCCGCCGCCTGGGGGGCATCTGGCAGTTGGCGGCAGTGGGCTGGTTGCTGCCCCGCGCCTGGCGCGATGCGCTCTACCGCTTGGTGGCGCGGCACCGCTACCGCTGGTTTGGCCGTGAGGAGAGCTGCATGTTGCCCACCCCGGCGCTGAAAGCGCGGTTTTTGTAG
- a CDS encoding HTTM domain-containing protein — MPNQTVGFWGVLRRPFVLDLRALALLRMATAAVVLLDLAIRSTDLEAHYANLGVLPMAALLDHGWTPYQFSLHAASGMWQAEAVLFAVAAGLALALLLGYHTRLATVGSWVLLVSLQNRNPLIGQGGDDLLRMLLFWGIFLPWGRVWSWDARGKPAPARLDYFSAATVAYIVQLALLYWCTALLKSGPEWTRDGTALYYAFSLDQVLMPGGRLLYPYPELLRVLTFATYYTELLLPFALFLPVGVARWRLLVVVVLFGFHLVISLTLFVGIFFLVNMASLLGLLPPVALDWLTRRLAPHLARARGWRPRLPAWQLPWRLRLERTTAPTPGSQRLLRAVRETFVAVVLAYVCWWNLDDVAVIRPTGGLMPEPMRWFGYLFRIDQHWGMFAPTVFKDDGWYILEGTTADGRKLDLNRHGAPVRYAKPASVVALFKNDRWRKYSENYLFVSNAWMRPYYCNYLLRIWHQNPAHAPLRHLTVVYMKEVSLPDYQLSAPTREVLCDCGLPAQAPAVARKSE, encoded by the coding sequence ATGCCCAACCAGACAGTAGGTTTTTGGGGAGTGCTGCGGCGGCCGTTCGTGCTCGATTTGCGGGCGCTGGCCTTGTTGCGCATGGCCACGGCGGCGGTGGTGCTGCTCGACTTGGCCATTCGCAGCACCGACCTCGAAGCCCACTACGCCAACCTGGGCGTGCTGCCCATGGCCGCCCTGCTCGACCACGGCTGGACGCCCTACCAGTTTTCGCTGCACGCCGCCAGCGGCATGTGGCAGGCCGAGGCCGTGCTGTTTGCCGTGGCGGCGGGCCTGGCCCTGGCCCTGCTGCTGGGGTACCACACGCGGCTGGCCACGGTGGGCTCCTGGGTGCTGCTGGTGTCGCTGCAAAACCGCAACCCGCTCATTGGGCAGGGCGGCGACGACCTGCTGCGGATGCTGCTGTTCTGGGGCATTTTCCTGCCCTGGGGCCGCGTGTGGTCCTGGGATGCGCGCGGCAAGCCCGCGCCGGCCCGCCTCGACTATTTCAGTGCAGCTACCGTGGCCTACATCGTGCAGCTGGCCCTGCTGTACTGGTGCACGGCGCTGCTCAAAAGCGGCCCCGAATGGACCCGCGACGGCACGGCGCTGTACTACGCCTTCAGCCTCGACCAGGTGCTCATGCCCGGCGGGCGGCTGCTGTACCCGTACCCCGAGCTGCTGCGCGTGCTCACCTTCGCCACTTATTACACCGAGCTGCTGCTGCCGTTTGCGCTGTTTTTGCCAGTGGGCGTGGCCCGCTGGCGGCTACTGGTGGTGGTAGTGCTGTTTGGGTTTCACCTGGTCATCAGCCTCACCTTGTTTGTGGGCATATTCTTCCTCGTGAACATGGCCTCGCTGCTGGGGCTGCTGCCGCCCGTGGCCTTGGACTGGCTCACGCGGCGGCTGGCCCCGCACCTAGCGCGGGCCCGTGGCTGGCGCCCGCGCCTGCCGGCCTGGCAGCTGCCCTGGCGGCTGCGTCTCGAGCGCACCACCGCGCCCACGCCGGGCAGCCAGCGCCTGCTGCGGGCCGTGCGCGAAACCTTCGTGGCCGTGGTGCTGGCGTACGTGTGCTGGTGGAACCTCGACGACGTGGCCGTGATTCGCCCCACCGGGGGGCTCATGCCGGAGCCCATGCGCTGGTTTGGCTACCTGTTTCGCATCGACCAGCACTGGGGCATGTTTGCGCCCACGGTCTTCAAAGACGACGGCTGGTACATCCTGGAAGGCACCACCGCCGATGGCCGCAAGCTCGATTTGAACCGCCACGGCGCGCCCGTGCGCTACGCCAAGCCCGCCTCGGTGGTGGCGCTGTTCAAAAACGACCGCTGGCGCAAGTATTCAGAGAACTACCTCTTCGTAAGCAATGCCTGGATGCGGCCCTACTACTGCAACTACCTGCTGCGCATCTGGCACCAGAACCCGGCCCATGCGCCCCTGCGACACCTTACGGTGGTGTACATGAAAGAGGTGTCGCTGCCCGACTACCAGCTGTCAGCCCCCACCCGCGAAGTGCTGTGCGACTGCGGGTTGCCGGCGCAAGCGCCGGCCGTAGCTAGGAAATCAGAATAG
- a CDS encoding esterase/lipase family protein encodes MTDSDPKPPSRFRRALGAVGRAALLPVRGAGYLVRSGKAHRHFFLPVLNGALGDQLAARYDARAIKMSFRQAERDVAVPDLRLTQPHQKTVIFLHGLMGDELIWQAGFQDAPDTRRYGPRLAAEAHIRPLYLRFNSGLHLSENGRELNRLLTELVETYPDAIGELVLVGHSMGGLIIRSAGYYAAQASLNEEFGENQKSDESEKLSQHEALSENGELSQRESSPSGNSSFLIPHSSLKKAPWLAHLRSIFLLGTPNDGSWLEQNSHLTAQLLQRIDLFPTRFLSKALNKRSNGIKDLRFSILVDEDWQDAHADDLTPPRTPVPPLPGVQYHILMGAWLRSTRPSALREYFGDGLVGQDSARGHATFGDEAALLAGASVRTTVFSQQHHGGLLTHPGVFQYLKQWV; translated from the coding sequence ATGACCGATTCGGACCCCAAGCCGCCTTCCCGCTTCCGCCGCGCGCTGGGGGCCGTGGGGCGGGCGGCGCTGCTGCCCGTGCGCGGGGCGGGCTACCTGGTGCGCTCCGGCAAGGCCCACCGGCACTTTTTTCTGCCGGTGCTCAATGGCGCGCTGGGCGACCAGCTGGCGGCCCGCTACGACGCGCGCGCCATCAAAATGAGCTTCCGGCAGGCCGAACGCGACGTGGCCGTGCCGGACCTGCGCCTAACCCAACCGCACCAAAAAACGGTGATTTTTCTGCACGGCCTCATGGGCGATGAGCTCATCTGGCAAGCCGGCTTTCAGGATGCGCCCGACACCCGGCGCTACGGCCCCCGCCTGGCCGCGGAAGCCCACATCCGCCCCCTCTACCTCCGTTTCAATTCCGGCCTGCACCTTTCCGAAAACGGCCGCGAACTCAACCGCCTGCTCACCGAGCTGGTCGAAACCTACCCCGATGCCATCGGCGAGCTGGTGCTGGTGGGCCACAGCATGGGCGGCCTCATCATCCGCAGCGCGGGGTATTACGCTGCGCAGGCTTCGCTTAATGAAGAATTTGGGGAGAATCAGAAGTCGGATGAAAGTGAGAAATTGAGCCAGCACGAAGCACTGAGCGAGAATGGGGAATTGAGCCAGCGGGAGTCCTCCCCGAGCGGAAATTCTTCATTCCTCATTCCTCATTCCTCATTAAAAAAAGCGCCGTGGCTCGCGCACCTGCGGTCCATCTTCTTGCTTGGCACGCCCAACGACGGCTCGTGGCTGGAGCAAAATTCGCACCTCACGGCGCAGCTGCTGCAGCGCATCGACTTGTTTCCGACCCGGTTTCTGAGCAAGGCGCTCAACAAGCGCAGCAACGGCATCAAGGACCTGCGCTTCTCCATCTTGGTGGACGAGGACTGGCAGGACGCCCACGCCGACGACCTCACGCCGCCCCGCACGCCGGTGCCGCCGCTGCCGGGCGTGCAGTATCATATTCTGATGGGGGCGTGGCTGCGCTCGACGCGGCCCTCGGCGCTGCGCGAATATTTTGGCGATGGGCTGGTGGGGCAGGACAGTGCCCGCGGCCATGCCACCTTCGGCGATGAGGCGGCGCTGCTGGCCGGCGCCAGCGTGCGCACGACCGTATTCAGCCAGCAGCACCACGGGGGCCTGCTCACCCACCCGGGTGTTTTCCAGTACTTAAAGCAGTGGGTTTAA
- a CDS encoding MBL fold metallo-hydrolase — protein sequence MLTNEATRASTPAFTAVVPGLSVLRDVFVNLYYAFPEAQPQGPWVLIDAGLPGSADKIKAHAEEQFGPDTPPTAIILTHGHFDHVGALDGLLAAWPNVPVYAHPLELPYLTGRSSYPPPTPPWAAA from the coding sequence ATGCTAACCAACGAAGCAACGCGGGCCTCAACGCCCGCTTTCACTGCCGTTGTGCCCGGCCTGAGCGTGCTGCGCGACGTGTTTGTGAACCTGTACTATGCTTTCCCGGAAGCCCAGCCGCAGGGGCCTTGGGTGCTTATCGACGCGGGCCTGCCCGGCTCGGCCGATAAAATCAAGGCGCACGCCGAAGAGCAGTTCGGGCCCGATACCCCGCCCACGGCCATCATCCTCACCCACGGGCACTTCGACCACGTGGGCGCGCTGGATGGCTTGCTCGCGGCCTGGCCCAACGTGCCCGTGTATGCCCACCCCCTGGAGCTGCCCTACCTGACCGGCCGCTCCAGCTATCCGCCCCCGACCCCACCGTGGGCGGCGGCATGA
- a CDS encoding flavin reductase family protein — MHHITAADIKNFERIYRLNLVNGLPGFKPANLIGTAAPDGATNLAVFSSAVHLGSDPPLLGIVTRPTTVPRHTYQNLKSSGCYTLNHVPVALAAQAHYTSADFGPEISEFEACGFTAVYRDDFPAPYVAESPLSIGLRLREELPISNGTVLLVGTVEHVYLREEGLRTDGTLDLAALGEACISGLDGYHEVLPPVRFGYARPGQPPVAQ, encoded by the coding sequence ATGCACCACATCACCGCGGCCGACATCAAAAACTTTGAGCGGATTTACCGACTCAACCTCGTCAACGGGCTGCCGGGCTTCAAGCCGGCCAACCTCATCGGCACGGCCGCGCCCGATGGGGCCACCAACCTGGCCGTGTTCAGCTCGGCCGTGCACCTGGGCTCCGACCCGCCCTTGCTCGGCATCGTGACGCGGCCCACCACCGTGCCCCGCCACACCTACCAAAACCTCAAAAGCAGCGGCTGCTACACCCTCAACCACGTGCCCGTGGCTCTGGCCGCCCAAGCCCACTATACCTCCGCCGACTTCGGGCCGGAAATATCGGAGTTCGAAGCCTGCGGCTTTACGGCTGTGTACCGCGACGATTTTCCGGCCCCTTACGTCGCCGAAAGCCCCTTGAGCATTGGCCTGCGACTGCGTGAGGAGCTGCCCATTTCCAACGGCACCGTGCTACTGGTGGGCACCGTAGAGCACGTGTACCTGCGCGAAGAAGGCCTGCGCACCGACGGCACCCTGGACCTGGCCGCGCTCGGCGAGGCCTGCATCTCGGGCCTCGACGGCTACCACGAAGTGCTGCCGCCCGTGCGCTTCGGCTACGCCCGGCCGGGGCAGCCGCCCGTGGCCCAGTAA